Below is a genomic region from Zeimonas sediminis.
GAAGCCGTCGCGGTGTCCCTGGACGCGGCCGGCGATCAGGTCGAGCTTGCTCGCGAGCAGCAGCACGCCCTTGCGGTTGGGCAGCAGCTGGCCGTCGCGCTCCATCGCGATCAGGCGCCGGTTCAGCGAATCGACGTGATCTGGCGGAACCTCGAGCCTCTCGGCGAGTTCGGCAGGCGTCATCGGGACGCCCGCGCCGCGCAGGCACTCCAGGATTTCCTCGCGCGTCGGCGCGAACCAGGCTTTCTTCGTCACGCTCTCACCATCGATTTGACAAATCCCCGCAGTCGATTAGAATTCGCGCCTCTACAGCGGTCGACTCTGTCGGCCGCAGTCTTCGGGAAGCTCTCCCGCAGACCCGCAGCCCAGATGGCGGAATTGGTAGACGCACCAGGTTCAGGTCCTGGCGGTGGCAACACTGTGGAGGTTCGAGTCCTCTTCTGGGCACCAGATTCAACGCCTGCGAAAGCAGGCGTTTTCATTTTATTGCCCAGAAAGCAGAGCGCCTGCGCGCTCTGCGTGAGGACTCGAAAGGCGAGGCTCGTCACCCCCACCGCGCCTTCAGGTCGTTCGGTCGCATGTGGTCGTACTCCTCGAAGGGCTGGTGGATCCAGGGGTTCGACGGCAGGTGCTCGATGCAGTAGTCGGGCATCGCGACCGACGAGCCCTTCGCCCAGACCACCGCCGAGCGGATCTCCTCGACCTGCGGATAGCGCGACTTCAGCGCGGGCAGCACCTCGACCAGCGTGGCGCCGGAGTCGACCAGGTCGTCGACGAGCAGCCAGCGCGGGCCGGGCAGCGGCGCCGCCGAGCTCATGTGCTCGGCGATCATCAGCCGGCTGCGCTTGGTGCCGGCCTCCTCGCGATACGAACTGGTGAACAGCACGCCCAGCGGCTTGTCGAACAGGCGCGAGAACACGTCGCCGATCCGGAGGCCGCCGCGCGCCAGGCAGACGATCGCATCGAAGTTCCAGCCCGACTCCCAGACCTTCAGCGCGAGCTTCTCGATCAGCCGGTTGTACTCGTCCCAGGATACGTAAAGGT
It encodes:
- a CDS encoding phosphoribosyltransferase, with the translated sequence MKDLYVSWDEYNRLIEKLALKVWESGWNFDAIVCLARGGLRIGDVFSRLFDKPLGVLFTSSYREEAGTKRSRLMIAEHMSSAAPLPGPRWLLVDDLVDSGATLVEVLPALKSRYPQVEEIRSAVVWAKGSSVAMPDYCIEHLPSNPWIHQPFEEYDHMRPNDLKARWG